TTCGTTCAGCCGCGTGCCACCATTGAAAGGCCGCCGCTCCGTGCGCATCGGCCGATGAGCGAGCGCCTTGGCGCCCGTTGATGCAATCAGGGCATGCCATCAGCTGAGAAGATGAACATGCCCACTGGTGCACGCGGGAAGCCGCGCAATAGCAAAGCAAAAGTTGCGCGTGCACGAGAGCTCATACCGCTGGCGCTATGCGTCTTCGCGATCGTGGTGTTTGGCATGGCCGAATCGGGACTGGCTGTGGCCATGCTTCGCTGAGGTCAGGCTAAACGTTCGAGCGCAGCCTTGAAAAGCGGCTTCCACGTGAGAATGTGCAGGCTGATCAGATCGCCGATCTGCTGCACGTCTCCTTTCGCGGCGAGTTCGATCATCTGGTAATGCTCTTGCACTGCCACTTTCTGCTGTTTGAGACCTTCGGCGGAGTCGATGCCGTAGAGCCGCATATCGTCGCGTAACTGCAGCACCATCTTCGTCAGCAACGGGTTGCCGACTTGTCCGACCATTGCCGCGTGGAAGGCGCGATCGATCGCGACGTAGGCCGGGACGTCGCCCGCTTCGACTGCGTGCGCGACGTCGTCCGCGAGTTTGACGAGTGGATTGCGATCCTTCAGACCTTGACGCGCGAGTGTCTCGAGCGCGAAGCGTTCGAGCAGTTCGCGCATCGTGAAGAGATTCTCGAGCGCTTCCAGAGACAGCCGCTCGACACGGAACCCGCGGTTGCGCATGGCCACGAGCAGGCCGCTGCGCGCCAGTTCGAGCAACGCCTCGCGCACGGGCGTGGTGGACACGCCCAGTTCAGTCGCGAGACCCGGCACCGAATACACGCTGCCTGGAGGCGTGCGCCCCGAGACGATTTCCGAGCGCACACGTTCGACAACCTGTTCTCGCAGATTGCCTGCACCATCGCCTTGCAGCAACTCCATCTCACGCCTCGGTTCGATCGGTTGGTCCGGTCATTGTAGCGTGTAACGCGCTACTGAAACTAACACCATTCGACGGATCTACTACTGCACGCTCGTGCTCAAAAACGACGGTGACAGGATGGGCCAACCGGCTCGCGGATGCACGGGAGAGTGGCCGGCGCGCATCTGACACCTGCGCACCGCACAAACCGGACATACCATCTGTAACTCATTGAAATAACGTGATGTTTAACGAATCCTACGATGCGTCGCGCGTGCAGGTGGAAGTGTTTCCAGTCGTTCCGCAGACCCTTGTCGTCCGAACCAGGGTTTCTCCTCATTGCCGGTCAAAACATGTGAACTAGAATTCGCTCACTTCTTAGTAACGCTGTACTGTTACTACAGAAGCACTCTGTCAGCCGCCGGCGTTTCGCTTTCTGTAACGCAGCACGGACAACCCTTTGCGCACCGCGATCACGATCAGAACAAAAGGTGCCGGGTCCTGCCTTTGGATGTCTGATAGAACATCTAATTCGTTATCCAGAATGAACCGGGGAGGTCATCGATCCCAATAGCGTCCGGATCCGTCTGGAACGGATGCTTGCGGCCATGTACAGAGGGAATAAATGCGAGTCTTATTGGTTGAAGACGATGTACAGGTTGGACAAAGCCTTTTTCGCGCATTGAAGGACGCGCACTATACCGTCGACTGGATCCGGGATGGCAAAGCTGCTCGCCTGGCACTCGAATCCACCAGCTACGCTGCCGTGCTGCTCGACCTGGGGCTGCCGGACATCGGCGGAGTCGATCTTCTCAAGGCACTGCGTGGTGCCGGAAACGCGGTCCCGGTGTTGATCCTCAGCGAATGCGACGACCTCGATGCACGCGTGCACAGCCTCGACGTCGGCGCCGACGATTGCCTGCTCAAACCCGTCGACCTTCGTGAACTGCTTGCACGTCTGCGCGCGGTATTGCGGCGTAGGGCGGGGTATGCGACGTCACGCATCGGCGACGAATCACTCAGCCTCGATCTCGAGATGCGTACGTTGCATCGCAACGGCATTGCGACAGCGCTTTCGGCACGCGAGTTTGCGCTGATGCACAGTTTTCTGGAGAGGCCAGGCACGATCCTGTCGCGCAGCCAGCTCGAAGACCGCATCTATGGCTGGGGAAGGGAAGTCGGGAGCAACGCAGTCGATGTGCTGATTCATTCGATGCGCAAAAGATTCGGACAGTCTCTGATCCGCAATGTGCGCGGTCTCGGTTGGACGGTGGCGCACGCCAGAGGCACTGAAGCAGCCTAGTATTCGAAGGCGGGTCTGACGGCCCGCCTTCGGCATGTCGCGCACGTCAGGAGCGAATCCTTCCGGAACGGGTCAATTGATATCCGACGACAAGACCCACGTCATAGGCGCTTTCAAGCGCTCTCACGATATCGGCAGGCTTTACCAGCACGCGTTGTTCGGGTGCGTCGGCGTCCAGCAAATCCACATCGAAGCAGTCAGCGGCGATTTCACTCAACGTGCACAGTCGTTCATCCGTCAGAGCACTCATACGGCCTCCTTTCGTCTATCGGGCTCAAATCACACATGCCGTCATTTCTGGTTTGGCGTTTTGTACACAGCCACGATAAAGGGAAAGAATTAGCCGCGAATGATTAACTGCCTCGCAACGCCGTGCTCGCGCATGGCAAGGAAACTAGAGTTGGGTCGGCACCAGCGCCGAACTGATCGCGATGATTCGTTCGAGGTCGCGAAGAC
The Paraburkholderia hospita DNA segment above includes these coding regions:
- a CDS encoding GntR family transcriptional regulator; translation: MELLQGDGAGNLREQVVERVRSEIVSGRTPPGSVYSVPGLATELGVSTTPVREALLELARSGLLVAMRNRGFRVERLSLEALENLFTMRELLERFALETLARQGLKDRNPLVKLADDVAHAVEAGDVPAYVAIDRAFHAAMVGQVGNPLLTKMVLQLRDDMRLYGIDSAEGLKQQKVAVQEHYQMIELAAKGDVQQIGDLISLHILTWKPLFKAALERLA
- a CDS encoding response regulator transcription factor codes for the protein MRVLLVEDDVQVGQSLFRALKDAHYTVDWIRDGKAARLALESTSYAAVLLDLGLPDIGGVDLLKALRGAGNAVPVLILSECDDLDARVHSLDVGADDCLLKPVDLRELLARLRAVLRRRAGYATSRIGDESLSLDLEMRTLHRNGIATALSAREFALMHSFLERPGTILSRSQLEDRIYGWGREVGSNAVDVLIHSMRKRFGQSLIRNVRGLGWTVAHARGTEAA